The Branchiostoma floridae strain S238N-H82 chromosome 3, Bfl_VNyyK, whole genome shotgun sequence genomic sequence GGGGCTTCGTGCGCTGTCGTCTGCCGGAAGTACGGTCAGGCCTCGTGCGCTGTCGTCTGCCGAAAGTACGTTCAGGCCTCGTGCGCTGTCGTCTGCCGGAAGTACGGTCAGGCCTCGTGCGCTGTCGTCTGCCGAAAGTACGTTCAGGCCTCGTGCGCTGACGTCTGCCGAAAGTACTTTCAGGCCTCGTGCGCTGATGTCTGCCGGGAACATTTTCTGGCCTCGTGCGCTGACGTCTGCCGAAAGTACTTTCAGGCCTCGTGCGCTGACGTCTGCCGATGGTACCTTCAGGCCTCGTGCGCTGGCGTCTGCCGAAAGTACGTTCAGGCTTCTTGCGCTGACGTCTGCCGATGGTACCTTCAGGCCTCGTGCGCTGACGTCTGCCGAAAGTACGTTCAGGCTTCTTGCGCTGACGTCTGCCGATGGTACCTTCAGGCCTCGTGCGCTGTCGTCTGCCACGTTCAGGCTTCTTGCGCTGTCGTCTGCCAAAAGTACGTTCGGGCTTCTTGCGCTTCGGTTGTCTCGTCCGAGGTATTTTTATGCGCTGACGCCTGGCAGAAACTTCTCCGGGGCGTCGGCCTTGACGTCCAGCTTGATTCTTTCTGCCTCCTCTCACTCTACCTGTCTCCGGGGGCTGTCGCGTACCAAAAGCACCTGTAGGCTTCGTCCGCTGGCCTCTGTCTCGCCGGCCACCTTTCCCCCGTCCGAGTCCCCATcctaaagccttctttctttgCTTTCGTTCTTTCTTTTGCATCCTGGGGGAAAACTTGGCATTGCGAGATTTCGCGGGAGCTCCCCATATTCCCTGGGGAGATTTCTTCGCCTTTCGTTCCTTCGTGGTCTCGACTTTCTTCCGCCGGGCATTTTTCTTCGCCTTTCGTTCCTTCGCGGTCTTCACTTTCTTCCGCTGAGCATCTTTCCTCTcatctgtttttctttcctttactttcttctcattttttctctgtttcttctccttttttttctgtttcttctccttttttctCCGTTTCCCCTTGTCAGTTTCACTTTTCTTCTGTTGTTCTTCAGCAGCGGCAGTCTCTTCGACAGGCAttccttcttcatcttctttctcTCCTTCTTCTTCAAGGTTGCCTAGGCTGTTCTCTAAATCATACTCCAGctctttcttctcctttttcctctgtttcttctccttttttccccgttttttcttctttttttcccgTTCCTTCTCCTTTTTTCTCCGTTTCCCCTTGTCTCCTTCTTTCTCTCCTTCTTCTTCAAGGTTGCCTAGGCTGTTCTCTAAATCATACTCCAGCTCTTCCTCAAGATCGTTTTTCAAACTTTCAGCATTCTTAGCCTCCAGATGTAGACTATCTTCTATGTCTTGCAGCACGCCATAGTCTTCCTCAATCATCTTCTCTTGTTCTTCAAGCTGTTCTTGTATAAGGTCCTGTTCTTCCTGTTCCTCAATTTGCCGTTCTTGCAACTCACTTAGCTCATATGCCACACTTTGTTCTTCTTGTGCAAGATATGGTTCCTCGACTAGCTCCTCTTCAGTGGGTTCCAACTCTTCCTCTTCGGCCTCAACCTCGCGACTCTTctgcttctttttcttcttttgcctCTTTGAAGGCTCTTCCCCTTCCGTTTCCTCGCCTCCTTTTCCCTTCTTGCTTTTTCTTCCAccctttcctttctttccatCATCTTTTCCTTTCTTGCCGTTTGCTCCTTCTCCTTCAGTTTCAAGCTCCTCTTCAGTGGGTTCCAACTCTTCCTCTTCGGCCTCAACCTCGCGACTCTTctgcttctttttcttcttttgcctCTTTGAAGGCTCTTCCCCTTCCGTTTCCTCGCCTCCTTTTCCCTTCTTGCTTTTCCTTCCACCCTTTCCTCCttttcctcctccttctcctcgttttctgtcttttcctcCTCCTCCCTTTGCCTCCTTCTTGCTTTTGTTTCCACCCTTTCCTCCCTTTGCCTCCTTCTTGCTTTTCTTTCCACCATTTCCTCCCTTCTTGCTTTTCTTTTTATCCTTTCctcccttttttttcttttttgctcTTCTTTTGCTCCTCTTCTTCCCGACGGCGTGTGAATCCGGTCGTTTAGTATCAAATGACTCATCGTTTGGAGAAATCCACAATTGATTGTCTGCAGCTACAACACAAGAAGTAAAAATTTAACTAGAGAGGttacatttgcaagcaaatgcacaAAGTTCACCTTCACGTGGTCTAACCTAAGAAACTACTATTCTGTTTGATCTTTTATACTAAACACATTCAGACCAGCCCCTCCAGAGTTGTCCTGCCATTTGCTTTATTACGTAATCGAACAGCaaagggtgtctgctacttttcCCAGTAACCATTGTGATAGCCGTCTGGTGCAGGTCATTGATGTTATttctttggaaaaaaagaagaagcggagcaaaaacaatgtgtCTCTTTCGTGAATAAAGATAACAAAGGCCTTCAACTTTTTAAGACGAGTGATCaagcaaaaatgaaaaaaagtttttttagaAAGGTGACAACATTTTTCAACGAATCGACTTTTAGCCCCGATAACGGGAGCGTACTCACTATGTTCTATCAGTCCGTCATCCGTATGATGTGAGTCCCTGTAGTTTGCTGGATGGTGGGTAGGAAGCGCTTGTAACTCAGCTGTCCCTGGAGTGCCGTCATCATCGGTGTGGTTACTGATGGGGACGGGGCTATCAGCTGTCGCGTCTTTCTGCTACAAGTCACAGATAGAGGGAAAGTGtttcttaaggtgcactctcatcGGACGTAGGGCACGCTGGCGGtattgcggggttcgttcactgcgtcactgttttgttattttctccgattttttacaattcagatattgcgtaatacgtaaaagtatgacatagaagacgacaaaatacacaacaagtaagaaaattcgttctttatctctgaaatgcATGTAAACAAGGATAATTGCctctgtacgtttgactgtaaaatcttggtagaaatgactgatCTACTTTACTTCGTCCTTCTTATTTTCTTGGCACGGTAAGCCCCAGAACGTGTGGACGCCTGTCAATATTATAATGATCGGTGCAAAATCCAGTTTGATTTAACACTTGATTTACTTTATTTTACTTGACGTATGTCTATCACTGATTTTCAGTTCTCCCtatgtttgctttctgttaGTTCAAAGTTATAATTTATTGTATATTCCTGTTGCtatatcttgtattgttttattatggactccaggaagactagtgatttatcactaatggagatctcaataaaccaaaccaaaccaaaatccagtccactgatttttttcaggtccatt encodes the following:
- the LOC118412132 gene encoding trichohyalin-like, translated to MRDSAVLWLILFSLASWSASEVNFQQKDATADSPVPISNHTDDDGTPGTAELQALPTHHPANYRDSHHTDDGLIEHTADNQLWISPNDESFDTKRPDSHAVGKKRSKRRAKKKKKGGKDKKKSKKGGNGGKKSKKEAKGGKGGNKSKKEAKGGGGKDRKRGEGGGKGGKGGRKSKKGKGGEETEGEEPSKRQKKKKKQKSREVEAEEEELEPTEEELETEGEGANGKKGKDDGKKGKGGRKSKKGKGGEETEGEEPSKRQKKKKKQKSREVEAEEEELEPTEEELVEEPYLAQEEQSVAYELSELQERQIEEQEEQDLIQEQLEEQEKMIEEDYGVLQDIEDSLHLEAKNAESLKNDLEEELEYDLENSLGNLEEEGEKEGDKGKRRKKEKEREKKKKKRGKKEKKQRKKEKKELEYDLENSLGNLEEEGEKEDEEGMPVEETAAAEEQQKKSETDKGKRRKKEKKQKKKEKKQRKNEKKVKERKTDERKDAQRKKVKTAKERKAKKNARRKKVETTKERKAKKSPQGIWGAPAKSRNAKFSPRMQKKERKQRKKALGWGLGRGKGGRRDRGQRTKPTGAFGTRQPPETGRVRGGRKNQAGRQGRRPGEVSARRQRIKIPRTRQPKRKKPERTFGRRQRKKPERGRRQRTRPEGTIGRRQRKKPERTFGRRQRTRPEGTIGRRQRKKPERTFGRRQRTRPEGTIGRRQRTRPESTFGRRQRTRPENVPGRHQRTRPESTFGRRQRTRPERTFGRRQRTRPDRTSGRRQRTRPERTFGRRQRTRPDRTSGRRQRTKPRRRQRTRGNNRPSRWPTWP